The following are encoded in a window of Candidatus Methylomirabilis limnetica genomic DNA:
- a CDS encoding carotenoid biosynthesis protein encodes MAEAIQSLVACVSGMLSDSSIHGKIYEYSESGLYFGVPLINLFGWAVVGFVTIALFQQIDSTLAAEPTLDRGVKLIECGVILYYLILVFSRSMTFAVGELLSGITGALLYIPITWMVFIRYWQWSAAHRRVSRGALL; translated from the coding sequence ATGGCGGAAGCGATCCAATCCCTTGTCGCTTGCGTTTCTGGCATGCTATCTGACAGCAGCATCCATGGAAAGATCTACGAATATTCGGAATCCGGGCTCTACTTTGGCGTGCCGCTTATCAACCTCTTTGGGTGGGCAGTTGTGGGATTTGTGACAATCGCCCTCTTTCAACAGATCGATTCTACGCTGGCGGCAGAGCCGACCTTAGACCGAGGGGTGAAACTGATCGAGTGTGGCGTCATACTCTACTATCTGATTCTAGTCTTTAGCCGCTCGATGACCTTTGCCGTTGGCGAGTTGCTGTCTGGAATAACCGGAGCCTTACTGTACATCCCAATCACTTGGATGGTCTTCATACGCTACTGGCAGTGGTCGGCAGCCCACAGGCGTGTCAGTCGTGGAGCGCTATTATGA
- the hpnH gene encoding adenosyl-hopene transferase HpnH: MRFPLHITTDMLKHQIRHGLKGNTRYPFVLMLEPLYTCNLACLGCAVERHTGKIEDRLTLQECLKAADDSGAPVVSICGGEPTIYPELKGLVEGMIARKRHVYLCTNGLMLDRTVYGLIAPHNRLTINIHLDGLRRTHDQVCDREGVFDKALDMIKEGKRLGYRVTTNTTVFKETDLDEIEALCRLLREHQVDGMLLSPGYSYASAESDFFLAREEIHQKFQKVLELSKQYRLISTPMFLEFAAGLREYPCSPWSTVTFTPEGWRGPCYLIGEKYFRTFEEFWQGMDWDYWESRQDRRCYNCKMHSGFEASVVRGLRNSPKDMLRMAIWNFLE, encoded by the coding sequence ATGAGATTTCCGTTGCACATCACGACGGATATGCTCAAACACCAGATTCGCCACGGGCTCAAAGGGAACACTCGATATCCGTTCGTCCTCATGCTCGAACCGCTGTACACTTGCAACCTGGCCTGTCTAGGCTGCGCCGTTGAGCGGCACACCGGGAAAATCGAGGATCGGTTGACGCTTCAGGAGTGCCTGAAGGCGGCGGATGACTCTGGCGCTCCGGTCGTTTCGATCTGCGGCGGGGAGCCCACCATCTACCCTGAACTGAAAGGGTTGGTGGAGGGGATGATTGCCCGCAAGCGACACGTTTACCTGTGTACCAACGGGTTGATGCTTGATCGAACCGTCTACGGCCTGATCGCACCGCACAATCGGCTCACTATCAACATCCATCTGGATGGACTTAGGCGAACCCACGACCAGGTCTGCGATAGGGAAGGTGTCTTCGATAAGGCGCTCGACATGATCAAGGAAGGCAAGCGGCTCGGCTACCGGGTGACGACAAATACGACGGTCTTCAAGGAGACCGATCTTGACGAGATCGAGGCGCTGTGCCGCCTGCTGCGAGAGCACCAGGTAGATGGGATGCTCCTCTCGCCTGGGTATAGCTATGCCTCAGCCGAGTCTGATTTCTTCCTGGCTCGCGAGGAGATCCACCAAAAGTTCCAAAAGGTTCTCGAACTGTCGAAACAGTATCGACTTATCTCCACCCCGATGTTCCTCGAATTTGCGGCCGGCCTGCGCGAGTACCCTTGCTCCCCGTGGAGTACTGTCACCTTTACCCCCGAAGGTTGGAGGGGGCCCTGCTATCTCATCGGGGAGAAATACTTCCGGACGTTTGAGGAGTTCTGGCAAGGCATGGATTGGGACTACTGGGAGTCCCGCCAGGACCGGCGCTGTTACAACTGCAAGATGCACTCCGGCTTCGAGGCTTCTGTCGTCCGCGGGCTCCGAAACAGCCCGAAAGACATGCTCAGGATGGCCATCTGGAACTTTTTGGAGTAA
- the shc gene encoding squalene--hopene cyclase encodes MMRTDPRADRGPLDEAIEQARSRLLAMQDPAGFWVAELEADSTLTSEYIMLRYLLGKVDKTKQRKAAAYLLDTQLPDGGWNLYHGGSSHLSTTVKAYFALKLCGHSSEEPFMRRAREVILEQGGLTQANVFTRFALALFGQFDWHDVPAMPIELFLLPKHSFFNMHEISYWSRTVLTPLMIIFAHKPVTPVPAGADLMELRVEPRPKHADWFPGDSRLFSKRNLFLAADRLLHWYEWRPISFLRQAAMERATAWMLRRMGEGGLGGIYPAMANSIIALRCLGYEVEHSLVASAFKQIEALEVEDDRTLHVQPCLSPIWDTCLAVNALAASGLPADHSTLVSACEWLLSKQTRSVGDWKVKAPDAEPGGWYFQFENEFYPDVDDSAVVMTALIKTILPNQAAKGAALDQALRWVLPMQSSDGGWAAYDKDNNKLFLNELLVADHKALLDPSTADLTGRMIEMLGHLGWTRTTPAAQRAIAFLKREQEPEGCWFGRWGVNYIYGTWAVLAGLQAIGEPMDQPYIRRAVDWLVDHQNPDGGWGESCHSYEDPQTAGQGPSTPSQTAWALLGLLHAGCVQHSAVRNGIDYLLRTQCADGGWEEQEFTGTGFPRVFYLRYHLYRLYFPLWALSMYRTLLQKAASGHNEDGATLSG; translated from the coding sequence ATGATGAGGACCGACCCTCGGGCCGACAGGGGCCCGCTTGACGAGGCGATCGAACAGGCCCGGTCTCGGCTCCTGGCCATGCAAGATCCTGCAGGCTTCTGGGTGGCGGAGTTGGAGGCCGACTCCACACTCACCTCCGAGTACATCATGCTCCGCTACCTGCTCGGCAAGGTGGACAAGACCAAGCAGCGTAAGGCCGCAGCCTACCTACTCGACACGCAACTGCCCGATGGCGGCTGGAACCTCTATCATGGCGGGTCAAGCCACCTGAGCACCACGGTCAAGGCCTATTTTGCGCTCAAGCTCTGCGGCCACTCCAGTGAGGAGCCGTTCATGCGACGAGCCCGAGAGGTGATTCTTGAGCAGGGCGGCCTCACGCAGGCCAACGTCTTCACCAGGTTTGCTCTCGCCCTCTTTGGCCAGTTTGATTGGCACGACGTCCCGGCCATGCCCATCGAACTGTTCCTCCTGCCCAAGCATTCGTTTTTCAATATGCATGAGATCTCCTACTGGTCCAGGACCGTGCTCACCCCTTTGATGATTATCTTTGCCCATAAGCCGGTGACACCGGTCCCGGCCGGGGCTGATCTCATGGAGCTTCGTGTGGAGCCCAGGCCGAAGCATGCCGACTGGTTTCCTGGAGATTCAAGGCTGTTTTCGAAGCGAAACCTTTTCCTGGCCGCCGACCGGCTGCTCCACTGGTATGAGTGGCGTCCAATCTCATTCCTCCGCCAGGCGGCAATGGAGCGGGCCACGGCTTGGATGCTTAGACGAATGGGGGAAGGCGGCCTTGGCGGGATCTATCCGGCAATGGCGAACTCGATCATCGCGCTTCGCTGTCTGGGCTATGAGGTCGAGCACTCTTTGGTGGCCAGTGCCTTCAAGCAGATCGAAGCGCTTGAAGTAGAAGACGATCGTACCCTTCACGTGCAGCCATGTCTCTCCCCTATCTGGGATACCTGCCTGGCGGTGAATGCACTTGCCGCATCGGGACTCCCCGCCGACCACTCCACCCTGGTCAGCGCATGCGAATGGCTCCTCTCGAAACAGACCCGAAGCGTAGGGGATTGGAAGGTAAAGGCTCCGGACGCCGAGCCAGGCGGCTGGTACTTTCAGTTCGAAAACGAGTTTTACCCGGATGTCGACGACAGTGCGGTAGTGATGACCGCCCTGATTAAGACCATTCTCCCCAATCAGGCGGCGAAAGGTGCAGCGCTCGATCAGGCCCTCAGGTGGGTCCTCCCGATGCAGTCAAGTGATGGAGGCTGGGCAGCATACGACAAAGATAACAACAAGCTGTTCCTGAACGAGCTCCTCGTCGCCGACCACAAGGCACTGCTCGATCCGTCCACGGCGGATCTGACCGGACGGATGATCGAGATGCTTGGCCACCTGGGTTGGACCCGCACAACCCCCGCGGCTCAGCGCGCTATCGCATTCCTCAAACGGGAGCAGGAGCCTGAAGGGTGCTGGTTTGGTCGATGGGGAGTCAATTACATCTACGGGACCTGGGCGGTTCTGGCGGGCCTTCAAGCCATCGGAGAGCCGATGGACCAGCCGTACATCCGGCGAGCCGTTGACTGGCTCGTCGACCACCAGAACCCCGACGGTGGATGGGGCGAATCGTGCCATTCTTACGAGGATCCACAAACAGCCGGCCAGGGCCCAAGTACCCCTTCGCAAACCGCCTGGGCGCTCTTGGGGCTCTTACACGCGGGCTGCGTACAGCATTCCGCGGTGAGAAACGGCATCGACTATCTCCTCCGGACCCAGTGCGCGGATGGCGGATGGGAGGAACAAGAATTCACCGGAACGGGATTCCCCCGCGTCTTTTATCTTCGGTATCATCTCTACCGTCTCTACTTTCCGCTCTGGGCCCTTTCCATGTATCGCACCCTTCTCCAGAAGGCCGCCTCCGGCCACAATGAAGACGGCGCGACCCTCTCGGGCTAG